The following are encoded together in the Glycine max cultivar Williams 82 chromosome 8, Glycine_max_v4.0, whole genome shotgun sequence genome:
- the LOC100781788 gene encoding zinc-finger homeodomain protein 2, with translation MEFQKHHEEAELGLPTAVAATSYEEFGMPLNHGEQEPVVEVVPMAVPVAPPTNIVAQNSGKGKYQECLKNHGVSIGKHIIDGCIEFLPGGEEGTLEALKCIVCSCHRNFHRKETHDTYSVPFHHHHPPLPPPVPSAAYYRAPPGYPHMTGHQRAMLAHPSLSGGGGPQPPLEDLEDSDPTSGATTHDGSGSSSKKRFRTKFTQHQKDKMLVFAEKLGWRMQKNDDSAVQEFCSEIGVQRHVLKVWMHNNKHTLGKKP, from the coding sequence ATGGAATTTCAGAAGCATCATGAGGAAGCTGAGCTTGGGCTGCCCACAGCAGTAGCAGCAACGAGCTATGAAGAGTTTGGAATGCCACTGAATCACGGCGAACAAGAGCCAGTGGTGGAAGTGGTACCAATGGCGGTTCCAGTGGCACCACCCACCAACATTGTGGCCCAAAACAGTGGCAAGGGAAAGTACCAAGAATGCCTCAAGAACCACGGTGTCTCAATCGGCAAACACATTATCGACGGCTGCATCGAGTTCCTGCCGGGGGGTGAAGAGGGCACCCTGGAAGCGCTAAAATGCATTGTGTGCAGCTGCCACCGAAACTTCCATCGTAAGGAGACCCACGACACCTACTCAGTGcccttccaccaccaccacccacCGCTGCCACCCCCAGTGCCATCTGCAGCTTACTATCGTGCCCCGCCAGGGTACCCACACATGACGGGGCACCAACGTGCCATGCTGGCACACCCGTCCTTGTCAGGAGGAGGTGGGCCCCAGCCCCCCTTGGAAGACCTGGAGGACTCAGACCCTACGAGTGGTGCCACCACTCATGATGGGTCTGGGTCGAGCAGCAAAAAACGCTTCAGGACCAAATTTACCCAGCATCAGAAAGACAAGATGTTGGTCTTCGCTGAGAAACTCGGGTGGAGGATGCAAAAGAATGATGACAGCGCCGTGCAAGAGTTTTGCTCCGAAATCGGTGTTCAACGTCATGTGCTAAAGGTGTGGATGCATAATAACAAGCACACCTTAGGTAAGAAGCCCTAG
- the LOC100782326 gene encoding zinc-finger homeodomain protein 2, with protein MEFQKHHEEAELGLPIAVAATSYEEFGMPLNHGEQEPVVEVIPMAVPMAVPVAPPTNIVAQNSGKGKYQECLKNHGVSIGKHIIDGCIEFLPGGQEGTLEALKCVVCNCHRNFHRKETHDTYSVPFHHHHPPLPPPVPFAAYYRTPPGYPHMTGHQRAMLAHPSLSGGGGPQPPLEDLEDSDPTSGATTHDGSGSSSKKRFRTKFTQHQKDKMLVFAEKLGWRMQKNDDSVVQEFCSEIGVQRHVLKVWMHNNKHTLVTITIITAIIPS; from the exons atggaaTTTCAGAAGCATCATGAGGAAGCTGAGCTTGGGCTGCCCATAGCAGTAGCAGCAACGAGCTATGAAGAGTTTGGAATGCCACTGAATCACGGCGAACAAGAGCCAGTGGTGGAAGTGATACCAATGGCGGTGCCAATGGCGGTTCCAGTGGCACCACCCACCAACATTGTGGCCCAAAACAGTGGCAAGGGAAAGTACCAAGAATGCCTCAAGAACCACGGTGTCTCAATCGGCAAACACATTATCGACGGCTGCATCGAGTTCCTGCCGGGGGGTCAGGAGGGCACCCTGGAAGCGCTAAAATGCGTTGTGTGCAACTGCCACCGAAACTTCCATCGTAAGGAGACCCACGACACCTACTCAGTGcccttccaccaccaccacccacCGCTGCCACCCCCAGTGCCATTTGCAGCTTACTATCGTACCCCGCCGGGGTACCCACACATGACGGGGCACCAACGTGCCATGCTGGCACACCCGTCCTTGTCAGGAGGAGGTGGGCCCCAGCCCCCCTTGGAAGACCTGGAGGACTCAGACCCTACGAGTGGTGCCACCACTCATGATGGGTCTGGGTCGAGCAGCAAAAAACGCTTCAGGACCAAATTTACCCAGCATCAGAAAGACAAGATGTTGGTCTTCGCTGAGAAACTCGGGTGGAGGATGCAAAAGAATGATGACAGCGTCGTGCAAGAGTTTTGCTCCGAAATCGGTGTTCAACGTCATGTGCTAAAGGTGTGGATGCATAATAACAAGCACACCTTAG TTACCATAACAATAATAACAGCCATCATTCCAAGCTAG